The Nomia melanderi isolate GNS246 chromosome 3, iyNomMela1, whole genome shotgun sequence genomic interval TAAAAACAttctaaaagaattaattacacTTGTAAGATATTCAAAAGTATAATGACTAAACAATCTAGAAAATTATTGtagatttgtaaaaataaaatttcacctGTGTGATTAAGAGACTGGAAATTATCACGTACAATGTTACAGTAATTGTTGATTTAACCACAAGTGGTGATAGAATACGGTTAGTTTCATTTGCACAGctgtaatagaaatattaagattcacttgaacattttttgaaatgatTGTATCATTACCCAATTGCTTCTTGATGATCTCTGATCCATTTCTTCATAAAGGTCATTCCTTTTTCTTTGCTGGTTAACAATGCGTTGCTTAATAACATGAATTTAGTAGCCGGGTGCAATATTAGGGTAATTATTAGAAGGTCTACGAAAAGCACTGAAGCCGCGTTCGCAATGAGAAACATATTCAGGAAGAAAGTAACGCGGAAACCCCAATACTCGTCCCTTGGTATGAAGAAATATACTGTGTTCAGTGGGGTTTCGTTAGAATCTGTGAAAAGCGGCGACACACAGTAGAATGTTCCACCTAAAACGAACTCAGTAGCTAGACCATAGTACACTGTTTTGATGCGTTGCAAATAATTTTGTCTGATTATATTGTCCTCTGGATTGGATGTCACAAAGAAATCTACCATTCCAAATATTAAACGCTGAAATtgtcataatatatttatatgttactAGTATGTTTCTGCTACgtcaatattgttaataattggcTGTAACTATGATTAATATCTCCAATCAATCAAATTgtctaattaattataattcgttcAATTAGATGTAACTACATTGTCAATTAATATAGACACCTGAAATTCTGATGATCTCCATCGAAAGtagattaaattaaacaatgtttcgaccataaataatatttccacgGACGATCTGACAAATTCACTAACGTCTgtgaaataacagaaaataccATATATCATAGCCAATATCCCGGATGAttcatttataatgaatatcgCGAACATCACTTCTGGAACTATCACTCGCCATCTTGTAGCGTCCGGATCCGGAGGCCAGTTTCCGTATATTCGACAGCCCATCCTCAAGTACCTGAGTAATTTGATACCTTTGACCTTACCCATTTTGcgcttttttttatttactttcacaataattattcaaaatttagtttatatatCTGTATTCccttaaaattctttatttgctGAAAAATCGCTCGGAACTGACATCGGAACCTTTTCAAGCAACGACGATGATACAGACTGAAGCCAATTTGTTGTTTCAGTAAATGAATTCGTCGTTAGAGACGGTTATTACGAAAGCAAATGGGAAACGCTGTCAGTCGTTTCATaatactgaataattaattaaattgagaGGCTAATGTCGTTGCCTCatctttgtataatttatttgaaggaaTGGCTAAAAGGAAACATAAGTATAATGGAGAAAGTGATGATAAATCGACCTAATAAATCGAAATATGACAATTATACTCTCTTATTGATATTGCGCTTTTTTACGCAttcttttagaaaataaaagaaatattaatgaagaatAACCTTTGTATCGGTTGAATTTTccatacaaatgaaatttcgaatcTCTTCTGCTGAAACAGATGGTGGTGTAACACAGGAAATAACACATTTCCATGCAAGCGAACGAAAAGAAGCTATGATCAATAGTGAATAACAACTGAGAATAAAAACATGGCAGCACGGTAACGTGTACGACCCACCTTCTGCTAACTGTATAATTTAATAGAGTACATTGTTATTAATCCCTTTACATACGTATGTAAGATACATGAGTATCTGGGTACCCAGTTATTATATGAGCTAatcgaaataaatttacttaatttaagaaatgtatAGTTCCGTCAAAGTTCGAATATTCGTACCAATAACATAGAAGTTTGTTAGGTAAAAAATGAACACCTGTTTCggaatatatcatatatataatatacaagttCATAATTTCCACAGACATAATTATAACACAAAGCTTGGCCTGTATCAAAACTCGTTTCTAACGATTAGAGTAACTTAAATACTTTCTTTCATCAAACTGTTAACATCACTGATTTCATTCCACTttgttgaaaaagaaaataataaaaaataacagcAGAAATAAAAAGCGTGATTCTCTATTTTTATTCATCAAAATTACTTTTTGACTTTAATACGTCTTTACCTTACCAAATCGCGGCATGATATTTCTTCAGGCAGTCAATCAATGCCTCGACCGTTGTGACCGCTCTAAAATCGATCATCCATATGTCAAACTTCGCAAACGGAAACATTTCTGCCGATTGGAAAAGAGGTCCTAAGATGATCCCGACGTTGCACAAGTGAAATCACATCACGGTCAGCCCGTAAAACTTAGAATACTTATCGACGTACCATCGGAAGACGCGTTTCTCGTAGGATTTCGCGATCTTGCAGAAAGCTGGTAAATACTTAATCAAGAGCTGCAACATGTCGCTAAAGTTAtatcaaattctcaaacacggCGTGCTGTTCCCTCCACAAGAGGTAACTTATTACTATACCACGAACGTTCGTGCACATACACACGTGAACTTACATGTAGGACGAATCTAAATGACTATAATCTTATGCTTTTGGTTGTTAGCAGTTAATTCACTGGAAGCCTACCAATTGGTTTTTCGATACAAACGATTTTGTAATTTCCAAAAATGACTCACGAAAGTTGATTGTAACAAATAAACTAGCAGATAAGATTGTTCCAAGTAAAATTGACAAGAAAATGATTGCGGTAAGTGAATTTTATGATGCTTGTAgatatacaaaatgtattactgaaATTCAAAATGTCCTAATCgaagattatttttttaatatttaatttatgtttcacGTCATATGATTATAGCCATTTTACCGTCATATTTAACGAACGTCTTTATATTTACGCGTTGAATGGAAAAATTATCGTTagagtaataaatattactattttaacCGGTAATTAGAGGAGAATATAATGCGTGTATTCTAAATACATttaggaaaatattattgatttctatagatgataataatatatagtatataaatataacacaaaaattgaactatatttaaatttacatcTTGGTATATGTCAAAGGACTTACGCAGCTCTTGTTCCCTTCTCTTCGAATTCCGAGCAttcagaaatacaatttttcaatttttaacgtttcagtACAACATAAGATACTTCAAGATAGACAATGCTATTGTAGtgacaaaaattcattttggaGAGAATGAAGCTACGATCAATCAGTTACTCCAACACATTTGTACTATTAGTTGACTTGGATGGCAGTACATCATCGCTATCCGCAAGTACTGCTCGTAAAGCGGTCAATAAAGAGGACGTGCTTGAAATGTACTGAAATATTGGAGAGACTATTCAAATAAgtagaataaaaatgataattactatcaataatataaaagtataaacgGAACTGATACCGAACAGAAATAATCCAGATTAAGGTTTGGTACGAAGCACTTCAAGCTAATCGTTACGGCTTTCTGTGGCATCATAATACGAAGTACAGTTTTCTGCATTTCCGGTCCTTGTTCGTACCATGTTGCTTCGTATGCACCGCGCACAAATTTTTCACTCTGACCGTTACaaaaagttatatttatattatattgatacatataattaatatattatatcaaataCAGAAGAATATATGAgaagtgaaataaatcatattaaccATTTCCATCAAATGATCAGCCGGTATCGCCCACATGAGGACCTCCAACAACGAAGCCCCAATGAGTAATATCAATTGCATGTAGACTATGATCATTTGTCGCTATTCATCAAGATACATTTCACATTATTCCATGCTGATACATAGTTCAGTAACAAAGCATTTGATgagaagaaaaacaaaactcACCCCAATTAAATTGAAACCACAAAGTACAACGGCTACGCTGTTAACGATTATCGTACCCAAAGCTACATACCGAACACTGTTGACCACTTGCCAGGCATATCTACATAACAAAAATCACGCTCTCGCGGTAGCGCCTACAATTGTTAACGTATGCTACCTTCACCCAgttttgttaagaaataaataataaaaaaatggtcGCAGAAACGAAAAGCGTAATCCATTATTTTCATTCGTGAAAATAACTTTCGGTCATTAATACACGTTTGCCTTACCTAGACACCGCGTGATATCGTTTGAAACAGTCCGTCAATGTTTCGACAGTTGAGGCTGCTCTAAAATCGATCATCAATATCTCATACTTTGCCGCAGAGTACAGAAGCAGCAAACATCCAAACACATTTGCGCTAATGGCTGAGGAACACTGGAGACCGACAACGGATTGgtgcagaaaaataataatcttcaCGGGCATATAATCGACCGGGAACGGATATTCGGAGACCGTCGGAAACGTTTGCGTCGATTGGAGCAAAGGTCCTAAGATGATCATGATCGCGCACAAGTAAAACCACGTCACGGTCAAACCGTAAAACTTGGAATACTTGTCCACATATCGTTGCAAGACGCGATTCTCATAGGATTTCATGCTCCTGCAGAAAGTTGTTAAATCCTCTAGCAAGAGCTGCAAAATGTCGCTGAAGTTATATCGAATTCTCAAACACGGCGCGCCCTTCCTTCCGCAAAGGGTAAGTTATTACTATACTGTGGATGTTTGTGCAGGTACGTACGTGAACTGACGcatataatgaaattaaatgtctATTATCTTATGATTGCGGTTTTTAGCAGTTTATTTACTAAAAGTCTGTCAATTGGCATGTGGATGTTAACCCTTACCGAATAGTAGCCTGCTAAATAACTTACGAGTGTCAATCCTTATTTTCCGAGAGTCtattcttattatattattttacagcaCAGAAATTAGAACAACAATAGTATTCTAATGCAACtgtataatttaacaaaatattatatcctTGAAAAAAATCAAGCCACAAGATATTCCAGATGATACTCCAATAATTCAGAAGGCCTTACTATTAGATACAATATATTATGATTACACAGATTAATACATGACTGGTGCAGCTTTCTTTGATAAACGTACTATCGAATCATTTATATTTGGCCCACAGACAAATCACGCAAAACATAGTCAAAATCATACAGCTCACCCGAAAGCGATCCTCCAGAAGGCTAAAGAGGAGAAGTTGCAGCATAAGCTGCAACGTGGCGATTGACATGGAAGCTGTGTTAGCGAAGATGATCGCATCGTCATAATTCAGAACCATCGCGTACGAAACTGGTAAAAATAATCCTAGAGCGCTGAGTCCTGCGGCGGCACGCAAGATCCTGTAACGCAGCACCTGAGCTTTAGTAGCGCCAGCCGGGAGCGGCCAAGCGCAGCATAGAGCAGAGCTGAGTCGAGTGAAGGCCATTGCATTCTCAGGTGTCACTTTCTCAAACATAACGCAATGACTTTCATAAATGGTAGCGAAATATCCAGACTTCACGAAACGATTACGTTCCTCTAGTTGTGTTTCCTTGACAGATGACGTAGCTGAAACAATAACGGAACATTCCACACGTGCTCGGCAAGGTACGGGAGCGACCTGCTACCGGAATAGGATCTTGTTGGACTGTGCAAAGTGCAAATGAGCAGCGAGGAAGAAACTTCGCTCCAAGTGAATCTGTAAACAGACGAGTGAATAGTGAATGCAACTATTAAGGAAATAACATGGAGCCAGTAATACAATATACCGCGAGTCTACTCGAGGCGTAGATGGACGAATTAATATGTGATGTTGCTGGTGTAATGATAGCCTAAGATTCTCTTTCTTGCTATTGCTGGCGCGCACGCTCAGAATCTTTAGCCACAAAGGCTCCCCCGAGAAATTCTAGGTATTAAGGAAAGGCGAACGCAACTATAGTTTATCGCGTATGAGatttatttgtgaaataaaCAAACGCGATATGTTCAAGTAACCTTTGCAATGACATATACAAGCTGACTTTAGTAAATAAGACGGCATATGTGTGTGTTATAAGTGACAATGGCAAGAAAATGATGGTAGTAAGTAAATTTTATGATGCTCATAGATGTGCCTAATGTATTATTGAAATGTAGATTTCACTACAAATGTTTTTAAgtttcattttctgtttcacATTACATGTTTATGCTCTGTTTACTATCTCATTCAATGAAAGGCATTATACTGCCGTGTTGAATGGAAAAGTTATCgtcagaataataaatattttttttaatagataactaaaggaaaatataatacgTCTGTTCTAGACTACATACACTTATGACAAAATCGTTGATTTTGACAAATGAATAAGTAATGGTAACACGTGATACGCAAATGAAACACAAATtgactataaataaatttgtatccaAGATTTATATTAAAGTGCTAGTACAACTTATATTCCCCTCTCTTCAGTCTTCGTGtatttaaagttacaatttTCAAGCTTTTAACATTTCAGTACATCATACAATACTTCGAGAGGAGATAAATCTATCGCAGtgaggaaaaattaattttgaatagaaAGAAACTACGATGAATCAGTTATCGCATCATATATGTACTGTTAATTGACTTGGATGGCAGTATATCGTCACTATCATCGAGTACTGCTCGCAAAGCGGCCAACAAGGAGAACGCGCTTGAAATGTACTGAAATGCCATAAAGAACTTTGAGtaagattaataaaaatgataattactattactaatatGATGATATAAGTGGAACTGATACCGAACAGAAATAATCCAGATTAAGGTTTGGTACGAAGCATTTCAAGCTGATTTTCATAGGTTTCTGTGGCATCATAATGCGAAGTACTGTTTTTTGCACTGTTAGTCCTTGTTCGTACCATGTTGCTTCGTACGCACCTCGTGTAACTTTTTCACTCTGACCGTTGCAAAagttaaatgattaatatattgattactataattaataaattgtatcatataaagaagaatatatgaaaagtataataaatgatatcaaAACGGTATCATTGTTCTACTACATCCTAAAATCAATATCTTCATTTCTTGAATTGAAAAACTTGAATTTACTCGGAATTTGTATCTTACCATCTCCATTAAATGATCGGCCGGTATTGCCCACATGAGAACCTCCAACAACGAAGTCCCAACGATGAATATCAATTGCATGTACACTATGATCATTTGTCGCTGTTCATCAAGATACAGTTCAAATTATTCCATACTGATACATACTTCAGTAACAAACCATTTGATGAGAAAAGGAACTGTACCTACCCCAATTAAATTGTAACCGCAAAATACAATGATTACGCTGTTAATAAGTATCGTAGCAAAAGCTACATACTGAACACCGCTGACCACTTGCCAGGTATATCTAACAGAAATCGTGATCACATGATGGTGGCCGTCAAATCGTTAACATCACTCATTTCATTTAACCTTATGCAAATCCTAATGTTATGATATTTTCATAGAAGCTTCTCAATTACAAGCACAAACCgataaaaaatatgttcaaaTTTCGGAGATCCGATCTGAGGCGACTTCATTAAATGCTCACGAGAGCGTGACTcgtaaaacagaaaagaataaaGAGAAATAATGTAACGACTAACAACGGTAAGAAGGAAGGGTACTAGTCGTACATTTTTATACCTGAACATTACTTTGCaacagtattatattttttacttaccTAGTCACCGCATAATATTTCTTGAGGCAATCAGTCAATGCCTCGACAGTTGTGGCCGCTCTAAAATCAATCGTCAATATCTCAAACTTTGCAGCCGAGTACAGGAGCAGTAAAGCTCCAAACATGTTCGCACTAACGGCAGAGGAGCATTGGAAGCTGACAACTGATTGGTGTAGAAAAATAGTAATCTTCACGGGCATGTAATCAACCGAGAACGGATACTCGGAGACCGTTGGAAACGTCTGTGTCGAATCAAGCAAAGATCCTAAGATGACCACAACTGAGCACATATAAAACCACGTCACGGTCCACCCGTAAAACTTGGAATATTTGTCGACGTATCGTTGGACGACGCGTTTCTCGTAGGATTGCATATTCTCGCAGAAACTTGTTAAATCCTCGATCAAGAGCTGCAAAATGTTGTTGAAGTTATATCGAATTCTCAAACACGGCGCGCCGTTCCTTGCACAAAGTATAACTAATTTCTATACCGTGAATGTTCGTTCACCCGTGGACGTACACTTACGGGTAAGATAAAGGTAAATGTCTATTATCTTTTGGTTTTTGTTTTTAGCATCTTATTTAGTGAAAGTCTATTAATTGGTATTAGGGCAACAAGGGGACAACTTTACGATACGGTAAAATATTCGTAGAATCGTTCATAACCGTTAGCTTTCCGTTCGGTAGTTTGGCAGGAcggcctgcagcc includes:
- the LOC116429570 gene encoding uncharacterized protein LOC116429570, with the translated sequence MFEKVTPENAMAFTRLSSALCCAWPLPAGATKAQVLRYRILRAAAGLSALGLFLPVSYAMVLNYDDAIIFANTASMSIATLQLMLQLLLFSLLEDRFRLLLEDLTTFCRSMKSYENRVLQRYVDKYSKFYGLTVTWFYLCAIMIILGPLLQSTQTFPTVSEYPFPVDYMPVKIIIFLHQSVVGLQCSSAISANVFGCLLLLYSAAKYEILMIDFRAASTVETLTDCFKRYHAVSRYAWQVVNSVRYVALGTIIVNSVAVVLCGFNLIGRQMIIVYMQLILLIGASLLEVLMWAIPADHLMEMSEKFVRGAYEATWYEQGPEMQKTVLRIMMPQKAVTISLKCFVPNLNLDYFFSPIFQYISSTSSLLTALRAVLADSDDVLPSKSTNINKKKRKMGKVKGIKLLRYLRMGCRIYGNWPPDPDATRWRVIVPEVMFAIFIINESSGILAMIYGIFCYFTDVSEFVRSSVEILFMVETLFNLIYFRWRSSEFQRLIFGMVDFFVTSNPEDNIIRQNYLQRIKTVYYGLATEFVLGGTFYCVSPLFTDSNETPLNTVYFFIPRDEYWGFRVTFFLNMFLIANAASVLFVDLLIITLILHPATKFMLLSNALLTSKEKGMTFMKKWIRDHQEAIGCANETNRILSPLVVKSTITVTLYVIISSLLITQNVFKFATSKFFVVVTFTLFKFMACSWAGDLMTKNAQDIAWKLYVSPWMNASPEVRKQAVFIIQRCQKPITIHVEGFVTAWSLKFCSQVLYTTFSVLSTLRAILRFESK
- the LOC116429558 gene encoding uncharacterized protein LOC116429558 isoform X1; the encoded protein is MFDKVTPEKAIAFTRFSIALCCAWPLSSDATKAQVLRYRFLRVAAGLSAMGLFLPVSYAMYLNYGDADVFANTASMIIATTHIMVQVLVFSLLQDRFRLLIEDLTSFCENMQSYEKRVVQRYVDKYSKFYGWTVTWFYMCSVVVILGSLLDSTQTFPTVSEYPFSVDYMPVKITIFLHQSVVSFQCSSAVSANMFGALLLLYSAAKFEILTIDFRAATTVEALTDCLKKYYAVTRYTWQVVSGVQYVAFATILINSVIIVFCGYNLIGRQMIIVYMQLIFIVGTSLLEVLMWAIPADHLMEMSEKVTRGAYEATWYEQGLTVQKTVLRIMMPQKPMKISLKCFVPNLNLDYFCSYISSAFSLLAALRAVLDDSDDILPSKSINSTYMMR
- the LOC116429558 gene encoding uncharacterized protein LOC116429558 isoform X2, which gives rise to MFDKVTPEKAIAFTRFSIALCCAWPLSSDATKAQVLRYRFLRVAAGLSAMGLFLPVSYAMYLNYGDADVFANTASMIIATTHIMVQVLVFSLLQDRFRLLIEDLTSFCENMQSYEKRVVQRYVDKYSKFYGWTVTWFYMCSVVVILGSLLDSTQTFPTVSEYPFSVDYMPVKITIFLHQSVVSFQCSSAVSANMFGALLLLYSAAKFEILTIDFRAATTVEALTDCLKKYYAVTRYTWQVVSGVQYVAFATILINSVIIVFCGYNLIGRQMIIVYMQLIFIVGTSLLEVLMWAIPADHLMEMSEKVTRGAYEATWYEQGLTVQKTVLRIMMPQKPMKISLKCFVPNLNLDYFCSVSVPLISSY